One window of Mesorhizobium loti R88b genomic DNA carries:
- a CDS encoding YoaK family protein, whose protein sequence is MAGETKDKRTAVLPLLLSFNGGYVDTAGFLALQGLFTAHVTGNFVTLGASLALGTSGALAKLLALPVFCVVVILSRLLSYPLKSWKLPVFRSLLAIKLVLLTAAAILAIRLGPFPDGNSWAAIVTGMVLVSAMAVQNAAHRVHLPSAPPSTLMTGTTTQIMLDLADLIHGAPPESIVASRSRLARMSVAVLIFALGCGSAALLYTKIGMWCFVVPPIVAIVPLVIRESAPATTP, encoded by the coding sequence ATGGCGGGCGAGACCAAGGACAAAAGAACTGCCGTGCTGCCGCTGCTGCTCAGTTTCAATGGCGGCTATGTCGACACAGCCGGGTTCCTTGCCCTTCAGGGACTGTTCACGGCGCACGTCACCGGCAATTTCGTCACGCTCGGCGCATCGCTGGCGCTCGGTACATCGGGTGCCCTAGCAAAGCTTCTGGCCTTGCCTGTCTTCTGTGTCGTCGTCATCCTTAGCCGGCTTCTGTCGTACCCGCTGAAAAGCTGGAAGCTGCCGGTCTTCCGGTCCCTATTGGCGATCAAGCTTGTTCTGCTGACAGCAGCCGCGATCCTGGCGATCCGCCTCGGACCGTTTCCGGATGGAAACAGCTGGGCCGCCATTGTCACCGGCATGGTCCTGGTTTCGGCCATGGCGGTGCAGAATGCCGCGCATCGCGTCCACCTTCCCAGCGCGCCGCCATCGACGCTGATGACCGGCACCACGACCCAGATCATGCTTGACTTGGCCGATCTGATCCACGGCGCGCCGCCCGAGAGCATCGTGGCGTCACGATCACGCCTCGCACGCATGTCGGTTGCCGTGCTTATCTTCGCGCTGGGATGCGGAAGCGCCGCCCTGCTCTATACCAAGATCGGCATGTGGTGTTTTGTGGTTCCGCCGATCGTTGCGATCGTGCCGCTTGTGATACGGGAAAGCGCGCCCGCCACCACGCCGTGA
- a CDS encoding mannose-1-phosphate guanylyltransferase/mannose-6-phosphate isomerase — MTERIVSFVMSGGVGSRLWPLSREDNPKQFHDFSGDGSMLAKTLRRLTARPAGETPVFLIASERHAERVHADLAGLDLAGGGPLFEPTGRNTAAAVALATLRTLSEFGDSLVLVVPSDHEISTAGQFWQSVEAGAEAAGAGRLVVFGIKPTQPETGYGYIEVADAHGGIFDVARFVEKPDLGTAQSYLKADNFYWNTGIFLFRAGAMRDAFATFQADIWQATERAYKAATSDLSGLYMPLELYEAVPSISIDYAIMERADDIAMVPADFRWNDLGSWQSLLDVGPADDQGNVVIGDVVAIDCENSYIRSDGRLLSAIGMKDVAIVSTADATFVAPVSHSQHVKKIVEQLEKSGRLETRFTPAHDRVIESGAWRRRVHHWLFQETLPLWSTSGVDERHGGFHEALGFDGAPLMKPKRMRTMARQVYAFAVASARGWDGPADRLISHGIEFMVRNGRTDKGGWVRTFHVDGSVADATEDAYDHSCVLLALAHAHMSGNPDALRLGEETFAFLDAHLEDRRMTGFLETSDGEGERRSNPHMHLLEAFLAWHQATGERTHLRRAARIIDLFRSHFFDRESWTLGEYFDAEWTPSAGEKGAWTEPGHHFEWASLLIDFAGRSGQAELNGFARKLYASAIANGLNRATGLAYGAVSRQGLPLDLISRSWPQAEAVKAAIALDGVGGPDLKPEIEERVGRLFRWHIDPAPLGLWIDRIDERGRSLASDVPASIFYHLVCALTQYLDGTAKP; from the coding sequence ATGACCGAGCGCATCGTCAGTTTTGTCATGAGCGGCGGCGTCGGGTCGCGGCTCTGGCCGCTGTCGCGCGAGGACAATCCCAAGCAGTTTCACGATTTTTCAGGCGATGGTTCGATGCTGGCCAAGACCTTGCGCCGGCTGACGGCGCGGCCGGCCGGCGAGACACCAGTTTTCCTGATCGCATCGGAGCGTCATGCCGAACGCGTCCATGCCGACCTTGCCGGCCTCGATCTTGCCGGCGGCGGCCCATTGTTCGAGCCCACGGGGCGCAACACCGCCGCGGCGGTGGCGCTGGCGACGCTGCGAACTTTGTCCGAATTCGGCGACAGCCTGGTCCTGGTGGTGCCATCGGACCACGAGATATCAACCGCGGGGCAGTTCTGGCAGAGCGTCGAGGCAGGCGCCGAGGCGGCAGGCGCCGGCCGGCTAGTGGTGTTCGGTATCAAACCGACGCAGCCCGAGACCGGCTATGGCTATATCGAGGTGGCAGACGCGCATGGCGGCATCTTCGACGTCGCGCGCTTCGTCGAAAAGCCGGACCTCGGTACCGCGCAGAGCTATCTCAAGGCGGACAATTTCTACTGGAACACCGGCATCTTCCTGTTTCGCGCCGGCGCCATGCGTGACGCCTTCGCGACGTTCCAGGCCGACATCTGGCAGGCCACCGAGAGAGCCTACAAGGCGGCGACATCGGATTTGTCCGGCCTCTATATGCCGCTGGAGCTTTACGAAGCCGTGCCCTCGATCTCGATCGACTATGCCATCATGGAACGGGCTGATGACATTGCCATGGTGCCCGCCGACTTCCGCTGGAACGATCTTGGCTCCTGGCAATCGCTGCTCGATGTCGGCCCCGCCGACGACCAGGGCAATGTCGTCATCGGCGATGTCGTCGCCATCGATTGTGAGAACTCCTACATCCGCAGCGACGGCCGCCTGTTGTCGGCAATCGGCATGAAGGATGTCGCCATCGTTTCGACCGCCGATGCCACTTTCGTCGCCCCTGTCAGCCACAGCCAGCACGTCAAGAAGATTGTCGAGCAGCTCGAAAAATCCGGCCGGCTGGAAACCAGGTTCACACCGGCGCACGACCGTGTCATCGAAAGCGGTGCCTGGCGGCGGCGTGTGCACCACTGGCTGTTTCAGGAAACCTTGCCGCTGTGGTCGACATCGGGTGTCGACGAGCGCCATGGTGGCTTCCACGAAGCGCTGGGCTTCGACGGCGCGCCGCTGATGAAGCCCAAGCGCATGCGCACAATGGCAAGGCAGGTCTACGCCTTCGCTGTCGCCAGTGCGCGCGGCTGGGATGGCCCGGCCGACCGGCTGATCAGCCATGGTATCGAGTTCATGGTCAGAAATGGCCGCACCGACAAAGGCGGCTGGGTGCGCACCTTCCATGTCGACGGCTCCGTCGCTGACGCCACCGAGGATGCCTACGATCATTCCTGCGTGCTGCTGGCGCTGGCGCATGCGCATATGTCGGGCAATCCTGATGCCTTGCGGCTCGGCGAGGAAACTTTCGCCTTCCTCGATGCCCATCTCGAGGATCGTCGCATGACCGGCTTCCTCGAAACGTCGGACGGCGAGGGCGAGCGGCGCTCCAACCCGCACATGCATTTGCTCGAAGCGTTCCTGGCCTGGCACCAGGCAACCGGCGAGCGCACCCATCTGCGCCGTGCGGCGCGCATCATCGATCTCTTTCGCAGCCATTTCTTTGATCGGGAAAGCTGGACACTGGGCGAATATTTCGATGCCGAGTGGACACCGTCAGCCGGTGAGAAAGGCGCCTGGACCGAGCCCGGCCATCACTTCGAATGGGCTTCGCTGCTGATCGATTTCGCCGGGCGCAGCGGCCAGGCCGAGTTGAACGGCTTCGCCAGGAAACTCTATGCCTCGGCCATCGCCAATGGCCTCAACCGTGCAACCGGTCTTGCCTATGGCGCCGTCTCCCGGCAAGGGCTGCCGCTGGACCTGATCTCGCGCAGCTGGCCTCAGGCCGAAGCGGTCAAGGCGGCGATCGCGCTGGATGGCGTTGGCGGACCGGATCTCAAGCCGGAGATCGAGGAGCGTGTCGGCCGGCTGTTCCGCTGGCACATCGACCCGGCACCGCTCGGCCTGTGGATCGACCGCATCGACGAACGCGGCCGCTCGCTGGCATCAGACGTGCCAGCCAGCATCTTCTATCATCTGGTCTGCGCGCTGACGCAGTATCTGGATGGGACGGCGAAGCCGTAG
- a CDS encoding TadE/TadG family type IV pilus assembly protein, with product MVQNLISKVRRRVLRTDTSGTSAVEFALLSPLFILLLLGMVAYGIYFGAANSIQQIAADAARTAIAGLNQTERQTLVASYLTNNAGGYPFVDASKLTYQANDSVADGSQFVVSISYDARNLPIWNLFPGIAMPGTTITRQSTIRVGGI from the coding sequence ATGGTGCAGAACCTCATTTCCAAGGTCCGAAGGCGCGTGCTCCGAACAGACACCTCGGGAACATCGGCGGTCGAGTTCGCCCTGCTATCGCCGCTCTTCATCCTTCTCCTGCTCGGAATGGTTGCGTATGGCATCTATTTTGGAGCTGCCAACTCAATCCAGCAGATCGCGGCGGATGCTGCCCGGACGGCCATAGCCGGGTTGAACCAGACCGAGCGTCAGACGCTGGTGGCCAGCTACCTTACCAACAATGCCGGCGGATACCCCTTCGTGGACGCCAGCAAACTGACCTATCAGGCCAATGACAGCGTCGCCGATGGAAGCCAGTTCGTGGTGTCGATCTCGTACGATGCCCGCAACCTGCCGATCTGGAATCTCTTCCCGGGCATAGCCATGCCGGGGACCACGATCACGCGCCAGTCAACGATCAGGGTCGGGGGTATCTGA
- a CDS encoding DUF922 domain-containing protein, translated as MFLLVNLALLGLGSREADARLRVTEKTEYFAVSGTSIAELLDSLRRAHSNFDAETHWDVSVNHTWRQSGKTCRMTSVDVSLKLTVLLPKLATKVPPDVQARWDKFLAGVIVHENGHVKLYKSTAKDLDRSLGALSRSCDVFLRDAAAVTQDGYKRMQKANDDYDAETDHGAKQGGTLF; from the coding sequence ATGTTTCTTCTGGTCAATTTAGCTCTGTTGGGGTTGGGTTCACGGGAAGCAGATGCCCGTTTGAGGGTAACGGAGAAGACCGAATATTTTGCTGTTTCTGGAACGTCCATTGCAGAGCTGCTCGACAGCCTGAGGCGCGCGCATTCAAATTTTGACGCGGAGACGCACTGGGACGTTTCTGTCAATCACACCTGGAGGCAGTCCGGCAAAACATGCCGGATGACAAGCGTCGATGTTTCATTGAAGTTGACTGTGTTGTTGCCGAAGCTCGCTACGAAGGTTCCGCCTGATGTTCAGGCGAGGTGGGACAAATTCCTGGCTGGCGTTATCGTCCACGAGAATGGGCACGTAAAACTCTACAAATCGACGGCGAAGGATCTCGACAGAAGCCTCGGAGCACTGTCTCGGTCATGCGATGTCTTTCTGCGCGATGCCGCTGCGGTGACCCAGGATGGTTACAAGAGAATGCAAAAGGCCAATGACGATTATGACGCCGAGACTGACCATGGCGCCAAACAGGGTGGGACCCTGTTTTGA
- a CDS encoding ABC transporter permease subunit has translation MLRYVFRRLLTAIPTLFVIVTMAFFLMRVAPGGPFNQERGLSPEIKANLEAQFGLNDPLWLQYVHYLGNLLRGNFGPSYNMPDFTVTELFAKGLPISIQLGASALILALLLGSVLGTIAALNQNKLGDYTVIALATAGSTIPTFVIAPVIQLLFGLTWKLLPIGGWGDGAFLNKIGPILTLALPQIAIVARLMRGSMIESLRSHHIRTARALGLSDWSVVVKHALRGAILPIVSFTGPAAAALLTGSVIVETIFSIPGVGRYFVDAALNRDYTLVMGTVVVIAIFTIIFNLIVDVMYAVVDPRVRYD, from the coding sequence ATGCTGCGATACGTATTCCGGCGGCTTTTGACCGCCATCCCAACGCTGTTCGTCATCGTGACGATGGCGTTCTTCCTCATGCGCGTCGCACCAGGCGGCCCATTCAACCAGGAGCGGGGGCTTAGCCCCGAGATCAAGGCCAACCTTGAAGCCCAGTTTGGCCTCAACGATCCGCTCTGGCTGCAATATGTCCACTATCTCGGCAATCTCCTGCGCGGCAATTTCGGGCCGAGCTACAACATGCCGGATTTCACCGTCACCGAACTGTTCGCCAAGGGCCTGCCGATTTCGATCCAGCTCGGTGCTTCGGCGCTGATCCTGGCGCTGCTGCTAGGTTCCGTGCTCGGCACCATCGCCGCGCTTAACCAGAACAAGCTTGGCGACTATACGGTGATTGCGCTGGCGACAGCCGGCAGCACCATCCCCACCTTCGTCATCGCACCGGTGATCCAGCTTCTGTTCGGGCTGACCTGGAAGCTGTTGCCGATCGGTGGCTGGGGCGATGGTGCCTTCCTCAACAAGATCGGCCCGATACTGACGCTTGCTCTGCCGCAGATCGCCATCGTTGCCCGCCTGATGCGTGGTTCGATGATCGAATCGCTGCGCTCCCACCATATCCGCACCGCACGCGCGCTCGGCCTCTCCGACTGGTCGGTGGTGGTCAAGCACGCGCTGCGCGGCGCCATCCTGCCGATCGTTTCGTTCACCGGTCCGGCAGCGGCGGCGCTGCTGACCGGCTCTGTCATCGTCGAGACGATTTTCTCCATTCCCGGCGTCGGCCGCTATTTCGTCGATGCCGCACTCAACCGCGACTACACGCTGGTGATGGGAACCGTGGTGGTCATCGCCATCTTCACCATCATCTTCAACCTGATCGTCGACGTCATGTACGCGGTCGTCGACCCGAGGGTGCGCTATGACTGA
- a CDS encoding ABC transporter ATP-binding protein → MATPETILSVKDLRVRFRTLDGAVEAVKGINIHVNAGETVAVVGESGSGKSQTMMAAMSLLASNGEATGHVDYRGRNLLTLSKSDLNKVRGAKISMIFQEPMTSLDPLYSIGNQLIEPIRRHRGLNAAEAREEALKLLRLVHIPDPERRMKSYPHEMSGGQRQRVMIAMALANDPDILIADEPTTALDVTIQAQILMLLAELQRKLGMAIVFITHDLGIVRRFADRVYVMRQGEVVEEGEAEAIFVNPQHAYTKMLLAAEPTGTKAPPPANAPVVLEGRNVEVTFKIGGGFLAGEPMMLRAVDDISIRLQRNQTIGIVGESGSGKSTLGRALLRLLPSDGLIRFGDRDISQADRQQMRPLRRQMQLVFQDPFGSLSPRMTVGQVITEGLLVHEPNLSHKQRDQRAVEALLEVGLDPNARNRYPHEFSGGQRQRIAIARAMILKPKMVVLDEPTSALDRSVQKQIVELLRKLQADHELSYLFISHDLTVVRAMADYIIVMKQGKIVEEGPTEAIFSNPQAPYTQTLMNAAIDVTRFRLSA, encoded by the coding sequence ATGGCCACTCCAGAAACGATCCTCAGCGTCAAGGATTTGCGCGTCCGCTTCCGCACGCTCGATGGCGCGGTCGAGGCGGTGAAGGGCATCAACATTCACGTCAACGCGGGCGAGACCGTTGCCGTGGTCGGCGAATCCGGTTCCGGCAAGAGCCAGACGATGATGGCGGCGATGAGCTTGCTCGCCTCGAATGGCGAAGCCACCGGCCACGTCGACTATCGCGGCCGCAACCTGCTGACGCTCAGCAAATCCGACCTCAACAAGGTCCGCGGCGCCAAGATCAGCATGATCTTCCAGGAACCGATGACCTCGCTCGATCCGCTCTATTCGATCGGCAACCAGCTGATCGAGCCAATCCGCCGGCATCGCGGCCTGAATGCCGCCGAGGCACGCGAAGAGGCACTCAAGCTTTTGCGGCTGGTGCATATTCCCGATCCCGAGCGGCGGATGAAGTCCTATCCGCACGAAATGTCGGGCGGCCAGCGCCAGCGCGTCATGATCGCCATGGCGCTCGCCAATGACCCCGACATCCTGATCGCCGACGAGCCGACCACGGCGCTCGACGTCACCATCCAGGCGCAGATTCTGATGCTGCTCGCCGAATTGCAGCGCAAGCTCGGCATGGCGATCGTCTTCATCACCCATGATCTCGGTATCGTCCGGCGCTTCGCCGACCGGGTCTATGTCATGCGCCAGGGCGAGGTGGTCGAGGAAGGCGAGGCGGAAGCGATCTTCGTCAACCCGCAGCATGCCTATACCAAGATGCTGCTGGCGGCCGAGCCGACCGGGACCAAGGCGCCTCCGCCCGCCAATGCGCCCGTGGTGCTCGAAGGCAGGAATGTCGAAGTCACCTTCAAGATCGGCGGCGGGTTTCTGGCTGGCGAGCCGATGATGCTGCGTGCCGTCGATGACATTTCGATCCGGCTGCAGCGCAACCAGACCATCGGCATCGTCGGCGAATCCGGTTCAGGCAAATCGACGCTCGGCCGCGCCTTGCTGCGGCTGCTGCCGAGCGATGGGCTCATTCGTTTCGGCGATCGCGACATTTCCCAGGCTGACCGCCAGCAGATGCGGCCGCTGCGGCGCCAGATGCAACTCGTCTTCCAGGATCCGTTCGGCTCGCTGTCGCCACGCATGACAGTCGGCCAGGTCATCACCGAAGGGCTGCTGGTGCACGAGCCTAACCTGTCGCACAAGCAGCGCGATCAGCGCGCAGTGGAAGCCTTGCTTGAAGTCGGCCTCGACCCCAACGCCCGCAACCGCTACCCGCACGAGTTCTCCGGCGGGCAACGGCAGCGCATCGCCATTGCCCGCGCCATGATCCTGAAGCCCAAAATGGTCGTGCTGGATGAGCCGACCTCGGCGCTTGACCGCTCGGTTCAGAAACAGATCGTCGAACTGCTGCGCAAGCTGCAGGCCGACCACGAACTGTCCTACCTCTTCATCAGCCACGATCTGACGGTCGTGCGCGCCATGGCCGACTACATAATCGTCATGAAGCAGGGCAAGATCGTCGAAGAAGGGCCGACCGAGGCGATCTTCAGCAATCCCCAGGCGCCTTACACGCAGACGCTGATGAACGCGGCCATCGATGTGACGCGGTTCAGGTTGAGCGCTTGA
- a CDS encoding ABC transporter permease, translating into MTDITATAPAIVGRSLWGDAWARLKANRAAMISLYYLAFVALISVFGPWFVPHEYTTIYGDYVRTPPSLMAYPKADMIETALNDAVKRMRVEIKEWKQDGQRVTVTVTSTKPIDDRNIRYLDRSDAFDDTKIESKSPDGLEVTMSTSVKQQYFLFGTDNTGRDLLSRTLMAGRISLAIGLLAGVVAVVIGVIYGAAAGFSGGKIDEVMMRIVDVLYSLPFIFFVIMLVVFFGRNFVLMFLAVGAVLWLDMARIVRGQALSIRRQEYVQAAEAMGVGQRGILLRHVIPNLLGPVVIYMTLLVPQVIILESFLSFLGLGVQEPMTSWGVLISVGAKNIGYANWLLLFPAFFLVSTLFALNFVGDGLRDALDPRDR; encoded by the coding sequence ATGACTGACATTACAGCCACGGCTCCCGCCATTGTCGGCCGCTCCTTGTGGGGCGATGCCTGGGCACGCCTCAAGGCCAATCGCGCCGCCATGATCAGCCTTTATTACCTCGCCTTTGTCGCTCTCATCAGCGTGTTTGGCCCATGGTTCGTGCCGCATGAATACACGACCATCTATGGCGACTATGTGCGCACCCCGCCGAGCCTGATGGCCTATCCCAAGGCCGATATGATCGAGACCGCTCTCAACGATGCGGTCAAGCGCATGCGGGTCGAGATCAAGGAATGGAAGCAGGATGGCCAGCGCGTCACGGTGACCGTCACCTCGACCAAGCCGATCGACGATCGCAACATCCGCTACCTCGACCGTTCCGATGCCTTTGACGACACCAAGATCGAGAGCAAGTCGCCCGACGGGCTCGAAGTGACGATGAGCACGTCGGTCAAGCAGCAATATTTCCTGTTCGGCACCGACAACACCGGCCGCGATCTGCTGTCGCGCACGCTGATGGCCGGACGCATCTCGCTGGCCATCGGCCTGCTCGCCGGCGTCGTGGCGGTGGTGATCGGTGTGATCTACGGGGCCGCTGCCGGCTTTTCCGGCGGCAAGATCGACGAGGTGATGATGCGTATCGTCGATGTGCTCTATTCCTTGCCGTTCATCTTCTTCGTCATCATGCTGGTGGTGTTCTTCGGGCGCAACTTCGTGCTGATGTTCCTGGCCGTGGGAGCGGTGCTGTGGCTCGACATGGCCCGCATCGTGCGCGGCCAGGCGCTGTCGATCCGCCGCCAGGAGTATGTCCAGGCAGCGGAAGCCATGGGCGTCGGCCAGCGCGGCATCCTGCTGCGCCATGTCATTCCCAATCTGCTCGGCCCGGTCGTCATCTACATGACGCTGCTGGTGCCGCAGGTGATCATCCTGGAAAGTTTCCTGTCGTTCCTCGGCCTCGGCGTGCAGGAGCCGATGACCAGCTGGGGCGTGCTGATCTCGGTCGGTGCCAAGAACATCGGCTACGCCAATTGGCTACTCTTGTTCCCCGCATTCTTCCTCGTCTCGACGCTGTTCGCCCTGAATTTCGTCGGCGACGGCCTGCGTGATGCGCTCGATCCGAGAGATCGATAA
- a CDS encoding peptide ABC transporter substrate-binding protein, giving the protein MLKNMLKATVFATTMTLAAGTFLTPAFAETVYNRGTAAESESVDPHKTSTVYEANVLRDLFQGLVMQDQKANLIPGAAESWTVSDDGTVYTFKLRKDGQWSDGSPVTADDFVYAFHRLEDPATGAEYASMLYPVKGAEDVNTKKGKPEDMGVKAIDASTLEITLKAPTPYFLEMLTHQATYPVSKASIEKLGADWIKPGNLVSNGAYTLAEWVPNDHMKLVKNPKFWDAATVKFDVVNYIPTEDRSSAMKRFEAGELDSYDDLPTEQLADLKTKFGDQIHVGPYLGTYYYAIKTDKAPWNNPELRNAISMAIDRDFIAEKVWQNSMLPGYSMVPPGIEGYTPAMAKFADMPQIDREDAAKKVLEKLGYTPDKPLKMEIRYNTSENHKNMAVAIQEQLKPLGVEVTLLNTDTKTHYSFLEQKGDYDLARAAWIADYKDPETFLGISRKASGNNYSNYNSPAYEAAMDKAAAAGGKPEERMKDLSEAERILVDDVGQIPLLYYSYHDIVSSKLHGFTDNVMDVHPSRFVSKD; this is encoded by the coding sequence ATGCTGAAAAACATGCTGAAGGCGACGGTATTCGCCACGACCATGACCTTGGCTGCCGGCACATTCTTGACGCCGGCCTTTGCCGAGACCGTCTACAACAGGGGCACCGCCGCGGAGTCGGAATCGGTCGACCCGCACAAGACCTCGACGGTCTATGAAGCGAATGTCTTGCGTGACCTGTTCCAGGGCCTGGTCATGCAGGACCAGAAGGCGAACCTCATCCCGGGGGCGGCCGAAAGCTGGACGGTATCGGATGACGGCACCGTCTACACCTTCAAGCTGCGCAAGGACGGCCAGTGGTCGGACGGCAGCCCGGTGACGGCGGACGACTTCGTCTACGCCTTCCACCGCCTGGAAGACCCGGCGACCGGCGCCGAATACGCCTCGATGCTGTACCCGGTGAAGGGTGCGGAGGACGTCAACACCAAGAAGGGCAAGCCCGAGGACATGGGCGTCAAGGCAATCGACGCCAGCACTCTTGAGATAACGCTCAAGGCGCCGACCCCATACTTCCTGGAAATGTTGACCCACCAGGCGACCTATCCGGTCAGCAAGGCCTCCATCGAGAAGCTCGGCGCGGACTGGATCAAGCCAGGCAATCTCGTTTCGAACGGCGCCTATACGCTGGCCGAATGGGTTCCCAACGACCATATGAAACTGGTCAAGAATCCGAAATTCTGGGATGCGGCGACCGTCAAGTTCGACGTGGTCAACTACATCCCGACCGAAGACCGTTCATCGGCGATGAAGCGCTTCGAGGCCGGCGAACTCGACAGCTATGACGATCTGCCGACCGAACAGCTCGCCGATCTCAAGACCAAGTTCGGCGATCAGATTCATGTCGGGCCATATCTCGGCACCTACTACTACGCGATCAAGACCGACAAGGCGCCGTGGAACAATCCCGAGCTGCGCAACGCCATCTCGATGGCGATTGACCGCGACTTCATCGCCGAAAAGGTCTGGCAGAATTCGATGCTGCCGGGCTATTCGATGGTGCCTCCGGGCATTGAGGGCTACACGCCGGCAATGGCCAAATTCGCCGACATGCCGCAGATCGATCGCGAGGACGCAGCCAAGAAAGTGCTCGAGAAGCTCGGCTATACGCCCGATAAGCCGCTGAAGATGGAGATCCGCTACAACACTTCGGAAAACCACAAGAATATGGCAGTGGCGATCCAGGAGCAGTTGAAGCCGCTCGGCGTCGAAGTGACCCTGCTCAACACCGACACCAAGACCCACTATTCCTTCCTTGAGCAGAAGGGCGACTATGATTTGGCACGTGCCGCCTGGATCGCCGACTACAAGGATCCGGAAACCTTCCTCGGCATCTCACGCAAGGCGAGCGGCAACAATTATTCGAACTACAACAGCCCGGCATACGAGGCGGCCATGGATAAGGCGGCCGCAGCCGGCGGCAAACCCGAAGAGCGCATGAAGGACCTCTCCGAGGCCGAACGCATCCTGGTCGACGATGTCGGCCAGATCCCGCTCCTCTATTACAGCTACCACGACATCGTATCTTCGAAGCTGCATGGCTTCACCGACAATGTGATGGACGTGCATCCGTCGCGCTTCGTCAGCAAGGACTGA